From a single Marinilabiliales bacterium genomic region:
- a CDS encoding peroxiredoxin: MPRIGDFAPDFNSMTTVGPLKFSEYNKGSWVILFSHPADFTPVCTTEMSAFALREDEFKAMNTKLMGLSIDSIHSHIAWVNNVKEKLGILMKFPIIADIDMKVSKLYGMLQPGESETAAVRAVFIIDPEGIVRLIMYYPLNIGRSMDEIIRALKALQTAHKHKVALPIDWQPGDKAIVPPPKTVDDMEERMKSNYEMVDFYLAKKDLK, encoded by the coding sequence ATGCCGAGAATTGGCGATTTTGCGCCGGATTTCAATTCGATGACAACAGTTGGGCCCCTTAAATTCTCTGAGTACAACAAAGGAAGCTGGGTGATACTCTTTTCACACCCTGCAGATTTCACACCGGTATGCACCACAGAGATGTCGGCGTTTGCCCTGCGGGAAGATGAATTTAAAGCCATGAACACCAAGCTTATGGGGCTGAGCATTGACAGCATTCACTCACATATCGCATGGGTGAACAATGTTAAGGAGAAGTTGGGTATACTAATGAAATTTCCCATAATTGCCGATATTGACATGAAGGTGTCAAAGCTTTATGGCATGCTTCAACCAGGAGAGAGTGAGACTGCGGCTGTTCGCGCCGTATTTATAATTGATCCAGAGGGTATTGTGCGTTTAATAATGTATTACCCACTAAATATCGGCCGCAGCATGGATGAGATAATACGAGCCCTTAAGGCCCTGCAGACTGCTCATAAGCATAAGGTGGCACTTCCTATTGATTGGCAGCCGGGTGACAAGGCAATAGTCCCTCCTCCAAAAACTGTTGATGACATGGAAGAGAGGATGAAAAGTAACTACGAAATGGTTGATTTCTACCTGGCCAAAAAGGATTTGAAATGA
- a CDS encoding metallophosphoesterase, with product MFPVLVFALFVLLVDLYAYKGLKVVFDMPSSGLVKTVFRVLYWLVPVILFLAVIHAVYSRPADPSPAVFNRYYYIVAYTLLFYIPKLVFTAFHLLEDLILLLEKIAGLVKLYFKEGKFPSGEVNAPRRKFLSRAGIIIAILPFLAIIYGVAVGRFDFRVSETEIRSPGIPVSFDGYRIVHISDLHIGSFHGYPNRVRQAVEIINRQQADVIVFTGDLVNNFTAELEGFTGILGQLNAPHGVYSVLGNHDYGDYFQWESEAQKKANMKDMFAAQEKMGWRLLMNEWEPLVINNDTIVLAGVENWGEPPFPRYGDLEEALDGTCGYPFVILLSHDPTHWDARVLGKSNVDLTLSGHTHGMQVGIETAVFRWSPSRMRYPRWGGLYVENGQFLYVNRGLGYVAFPGRIGMPPEITVIELKSGI from the coding sequence ATGTTTCCCGTACTGGTTTTTGCACTTTTTGTACTTCTCGTTGATCTCTATGCCTATAAGGGTCTCAAGGTAGTTTTCGACATGCCCTCATCCGGTTTGGTGAAAACAGTGTTCCGGGTGCTTTACTGGCTAGTGCCGGTAATTCTGTTTCTGGCTGTGATCCATGCAGTTTACAGTCGACCGGCCGACCCATCTCCTGCCGTTTTCAACAGGTACTACTACATCGTGGCCTATACCCTACTGTTTTATATTCCGAAGCTGGTGTTTACCGCTTTCCATCTCCTGGAAGATTTGATATTGCTGCTTGAGAAGATCGCAGGCCTGGTTAAATTATACTTCAAAGAAGGGAAATTCCCTTCCGGGGAAGTAAACGCGCCACGAAGGAAATTCCTGAGCCGTGCGGGTATCATAATTGCCATCCTGCCGTTCCTGGCCATTATTTACGGTGTGGCTGTCGGCCGCTTTGACTTCCGCGTAAGCGAGACAGAGATACGTTCGCCGGGCATTCCGGTCTCCTTTGACGGGTACCGTATTGTCCATATTTCAGATCTGCATATCGGCAGTTTCCATGGATATCCGAACCGGGTCAGGCAGGCGGTTGAGATCATCAACAGGCAGCAGGCCGATGTGATAGTGTTCACCGGCGACCTGGTCAACAACTTTACCGCCGAACTTGAGGGGTTTACCGGCATTCTCGGCCAATTAAACGCCCCCCATGGTGTTTACAGCGTTCTTGGGAACCATGATTACGGCGACTATTTTCAGTGGGAGTCGGAGGCTCAAAAGAAAGCCAATATGAAGGATATGTTCGCCGCACAGGAGAAGATGGGCTGGAGGCTGCTTATGAATGAATGGGAACCATTGGTGATCAACAACGATACCATTGTGCTGGCTGGGGTAGAAAACTGGGGTGAGCCGCCTTTTCCCCGGTACGGAGACCTAGAAGAGGCTCTTGATGGTACCTGCGGTTATCCTTTCGTAATACTCCTTTCGCATGATCCGACACACTGGGATGCCAGGGTGCTTGGAAAAAGCAATGTTGATCTTACTTTGTCGGGCCACACTCATGGAATGCAGGTGGGCATTGAAACTGCTGTTTTTCGCTGGAGTCCCAGCAGGATGAGGTATCCCCGATGGGGCGGCCT